In Diabrotica undecimpunctata isolate CICGRU chromosome 9, icDiaUnde3, whole genome shotgun sequence, the DNA window GTTTCTTATTCCGCAGTCCACACTATCTATTGCCTTATCTATCCTCTTAAGGTATACTCTATTACGAAAATATGGTTTAATGAAATGGATGTAATGAGTACACATATAACAAAGAAATAGATAATGAAGGGAGGAATGGTCTTTTTGATACCTTAAAATTGAGATTAATGTGAAACCCAAGAGGGAAAGTACAAACCATGCACTTGATTATTTAAAAGAGATTCCTATCAAATTagacaaatataaaaataaactcatACTATttaaagaataagaagaaaaagaaacaaatgaaaaagtgTCTCAAAATTGTCCAATGTTTTGTGAACTTAACTGAAAAAGTATAAAAACGCTTCAATTTGAATTTAGTTGTACCAACTGCATGCAAATACAGGTCCTGTTTGCAGTTTTAGGTGAAGTTCTAATATTTCCTTAtttaaaacatgaaattaaaatgttttataattatttaaatgttaataaaaatcatacaatttttgtatgatttttGACAAATGAAAAGAATTTCCAGATATGAGTCCAGGTCTTTACTTCTTGAAAAAATTACATAACCCTTTTGAAAAACCTGAACAGACATTTTTACATCAGTTTTATTTTATCTTCTATCAGAAGGAATCATAATAtcttatttttatgtagacatgactgtgttttttcaatgtgcctccagtaagttgttgttccatcatttttgtggtcttcctactgatcgtcttgcTGTTGGGGTACtgtctcttgctgtctttactactctgttgtcatttggcttatatgattgtgccattctactcttctatttcttacccactCCTTGATATTTTCCATCTTGCATCTatgtcatatatctgtacttctagctctgtcccatagtgtttgaccatcaatttttttaagtgtttttttttatctttgctgtttctaacatttttttcCTCTCTTTGTCGGTAATGTTTCTACGGCATATGTCGTTATTAGTGTGATTATTGGTTTTGTAAATTCTGACTTTCATTTCCTTCCTGTATTTTTATTTccccatattgttttattcaggcaacctgcggccctgtttgctctattcacttgatcttccacttctgctttgagctttctgtagctaggtaatgtgatgcctagatatttaaactctatcacttgttctattatctgaccttccagctccaatttacatcttagtaaatttgctgttataatcatacattttgtttttttgtggggaaattaatatgttaaattttgtggttgttatattaaattggttcaGCAcatgttgtaaatcatcttcactttgagatagtgtATTGTGTAATCTGCATAGCagtttattttaagttgtttttctcccatttggtatcgttttttagttcttacttttgttattatttcatccataatcaagttgaacaatagagaactcagggaatcttcctgtcttatcccatcGCGAGCTTCATTAGGGTCAGTTAGTTGgtcacattggtcaaagatttttcttttgaggcatatgggtaaatccgatttaaatacatagtttaatttaccaaacgctcgcgctgcccaggctaatcctatgtgacatgggagctcacatgtctggttatctctgcccaaccgaatttcaggTCCCAGGTACTTATAcaatgtagtctgcacaatatcccttccattaacagcaatatttcgatttagcaccagattagtcattatttgcgccTTTATGCTCTCTACATTAATATTATGTTTATGAACATATTGAAAGCTGATATTTACAGTTATGTCTGTTTTGAAAGAACCAATTTGGTAAGACTGATCTGATAAGAAGGTTTCAACCACTTTTATATAACATACATTGAAATTACTAAAGAAATTACCAATGTAAGTTGATTTGTTATTGTTATTCTGGTAGGAACATTTATGAAGTGTttaatgttaaattaattaaGCATATTTAACAATTTTGTCATTACTTTATACTAGAAAGTTTATGTTGAGATCACCACAAATAAGGagttaatttttgtttctatagAAATTGAATATCAATGATTCCAATTGTGTAATGAActgttttaagtttttattttctggAGGTCTacatatacaaaagaaatatagACAACTATGTTTAATTTGATTTCGCATCTTTCCAGCAGAAACAATCACACCTTCTACACACCACGCTTTAACATCTACATATTCCACAGTTATCTCTCTGACATCATTCTTTGCATAAAGACTAACACCTACTCTTTCTTTACTAGTTCGtatgaaattaatttaaaatgggGAAGTGAAGTAACTTGAATATTGCGAGACTTCAACCAATGCCCAGTGACACAAAGGGAGAATACTCCTTTTTTCTTTCTGTAGTATCATGTCTAGGTCATAACTTTTCTTATCCAATTCGCCTTGAATAtttatatgcataacatttatgttgttgAAACTGTCTTGGCCGGTACATGAAAATTTGCTTCGGGTTCTGGTGCATTGTTGTCTAGAAAATGTTGTCCTCTTCTCTTTTGTCGAAACGagcaaaataaatattctttgaccAAAAAGTTACGTCATACATTATATTTTGAAGATCAGGATTAACTCCTACCATAACTGATTGATTATTCAATTTAGTTGTTTTTGTTGTTAACTTATTGACCCCTTGGGTACTTATATTTTTAACTGAATACCGATTATAAATAAAACATACATATCCAAAGAGGGAGTTACACAGAAATATATGTGCAATTGCTGAATATTTAACAAAGAGAGGCTTGAAAAGTAGAGGGAATTAAAACCATCTCCTAATGTACATAttgtacttacattttttatttagtttattgtgtCTCAACTACAGGGTTGTTGACACTGGGTCAATTTTGTTACTATAAGTTTTACATTACATTATAACTTACAATAAAGAGAATAAAAGAGaaagtaaaaaagaaaacatTTTGTAATACAAATTCATTTCTCGAAGGAAATCTAGTACATTCTGAACAAGTTTTAATTGGCTGAAGATCACATTTGTAAGACCTTGTATAGagttttttttgttcttgctcGTACTCGATACACTGTGCAAGAATATGTTGAATGGGTAATGATTCCCTACACTTTTCACAGACAGGAGATTTCTCCAAAGCCATCAGATGTCCATGTGTTAGCCATGCGTGACCAATTTTTAGCCTGCGAACCATTAATTTGTCTATTTGAATTAAGTTAGGTAGCTTAAAGGTTttgattgttttgttttgttattattatattgcaaccaaatacaaatacataattttatttcattaggCGCAAAATATTCCTCATTATTTAAACATTTACTTATCCGTTCATACCATATTTGCTTTTCTTTATTTAAGATATACAAACTAATGCAACCAAAGTATTAAACATCATATTAGAACTAACAGTAATTTGGATAAATATTTAAGGGCTTCAGAGAAAGTGCCTTTTACATATGACATTTGCTCTAAATTGTTttcatataaatttaataatagaaTACCTACACGATATAAAGCttttagatataatttttttttcaaattatttaaaaaaaagtccaGTTTAAAAAAAACATGAGATTATATACTGGAGATAAACCATTTGTAGTTTTTAAGTATATGAAAACACACTAGGATAATTGCACATGGGGTGTATTCTGTAACACTTCCGTTAAATTTTAGAGGCCTCTAAAATTTTAGCGTccgctaaaattatttttttcggaaaaaaaaaaacagaatattttggAGGATGACAAAACTTGTCCTCTTATTTTTAGCAGTCAGTTAAAATatcatttgattatttttgtttggttAGGTTTATATGATTATTagtttgttttatatattatagtatagataaacaattaaaaaaggcAAATGGCTTTTTATGATATATTTGGCGAAGGTTTAgttgatgaaataataaataataatgaaaggtaagtctcagtttactttataatCCATATGTTACACCTATAAcgaaattcaaattttttattctttttgtacaGCTGAATTCAGATTACACCAAAGAATAATCCGATATATAAGCAATCCTTTCTAGCTACCCACTTCAACATTTAGAAAACTttttagatttaataaaaatgttgcAAGGATCATCACTGATATGATTAGTCCATATATGCAAGAAGGGCAAAGAATATCTGCAATTCCTAAAGAACTGAAGATTTTAGCAACTTTTATGGTACTGGCAGCTACCAATTACCTCTGGACAAGGATACAATTTTGCTTTAAGTCAACCAAGCATGTCGTTGCATTGGTGAAGTAacagaaataatttatttatttgagaTTTTGTGGTTCGTGGAgtacataataaaattttattaaaacgaaaatacaaatacaaCGCGAACACAAATAaactgaaatgaaaatgaaatatattttcaataataataaaataattaacaggCAGACtgtcaatttcttcttctttattaagTTTTTGGCCTCCGACACTCAGTTTTTGGTCAATTTCTACCTTACAAGTAGTTTAAACACGATCAACGTGCAATGTTGCCGTATCTGATTGAAAACCTTTTAGAGGATtcctctaaaaaatatattttagcggtcctctattcgctccgtgcgtgactgacgcgacacctaccgccttcatctgacagttttggacctaccaattttcaggttaaatatatgacatgtttgacattgttaaatacatgcgaattgacaattattaataattaactttttaattatatttttttagtttatgtacaaaataaatgtagtattaaaaactgggtttctcaaaattcatcataatatatcttttcaaccacaaacggaaaagaaagggaaaaatctagtactggcaaatcaagtttttcaggtgaaagagcatatatttaaaaacagtaatagtaaaagttataatataaaagctaaagtcatcaggcactctgcagttagcttgaagccttataaaatatcatttaaggtaaattatttaaatttatttctatttcaattgcataaaaatgaagttatgtgatatatactttttcatattaatagcacggatccatcttttgcttttctctaatttatatgtaatctttgggaacctataaaaactacacttactatttttgctattattagcacaaataaatacgcaatatgtatttgcacacatttttaataaaatttatgcgtaaaaaggtagggccaactttgtcatatttcgccgctacgcacgctggcatcgtttcaaagtacccctaccatggtcacgcacggagcgaataataTTTCTTTACAGAATGTCAATGTTACCTAAAACTTTAAGAGGAccgttaaaagttaaattttagagGCCTCTTAAATTTAACGGAAATGTTACAGAATACACCCCATTATCATTTATTTGCATAGTGTACTTATAAAGTCTGACAAACTTTAGTTTGGGAATGTGACGTAGTGTTTCGCGCAGACGGGCGGACCGTTTCTACCAGTGGCGGACGGAAACCGGtagctttaaaataaatttttataagtatATTCAATTAAAGTGAAAAGATATGACGGTTTTCTGCTCAAACtcgaattttttttatatgcatGGATTTGTTGAAATTTTGACATTAGGAAGTTCTCCTTCttctacctttttttttgtttcaatggCTTCCACGCCATGGTGATACACCAGCTCAATTTGGTGCTGACCCCGAAGAAGTCTGGCTCTAAACCAACTCGAGGCAACttgtgccaaataattttgtaaaaaaaatccaTTAATAATTAATATGAGGTTATGTTAGTAAACACTACAAAAAGTATTGAGCATTGTcgattataaatttaatttattaattgaaaGGAATTATATCAAAATGCTTACTGATTCTtcagtaattttatttaaaatggaaTATATAGTAGGTAATTGGTGAATTATAATTcatataaatgaattttgtgtATAGGTCAAAACCAGAAATGATCTAGATAAGTGGAAGTTATTATTTTTAGCGTACGTGAAGAGTACGAGAGTGGTTGTCCAAAATTAATACGACTGGGCTGTCAAAAACTGCTCAATAAATACACGACATTTTTCTGAATTCATGTATCTAGAATGGATTACAACCAAAGCAGAATCAATTAAATCTTCCTTTATCAAAAGATATTGATTTGTCAAAAACTGACAGTTTACCATTATTGAATATTAGTTTAGTAATCAGATAAcgatagagaaaataaaaaacaatttacttcaaatagaatttattaaaaaattgaactaagggaaatttgaaaaaaattgagaaaaataaaaaaccataataaTTTTAGCTTATCATATTTAGATATTCCCGATACATTTATGAATGCTTGAAAGTGGTTATTGCAAGAGTTGCTTACATTACGAAGATTCACAAaattataacatatttttttttatttaagtaggTACATGATAGTAGTTTAATAGGATATCACGATTTTAGGTTTTCTCCATGATGATATACATACTGATTCAAGCAAATTATTCAAAGACCATGATATAATTAATAGCGATTTGGACAAATGTGTAACTGCCTCGACGAATTTGAACTCTGAAGAAAACTATTTTACCACTGAAATTTGCTTCAAACAATTTTCAGCAAagaataatttaaatacagatatGAGTGTTCGTACTGACGAACAAATTTTGACGTGTGTTATATGCACCAAAAACTTTTCAGAAAGTTCTGActtaaaatcaagtgtacaaacTCTTGCTACaggaaaaaaacttttaacatgtgGGATTTGTTCTACAGAGTTTAATAAAAAGAGTGTTTTAACAATACCTACTGGAGAAAATACCTTtccatgtgaaatttgctccaaactATTTTCACGAAGATCCAATTTGAAAGAACATATGCGAATACACACTGTAGATAAGCCTTTTGcgtgtaaaatttgcaataaaaagttTTTACGAAAGTCAAATTTAGAACGACATATGAAAATACACACTGGAGATAAATCTTTTATATGTGCAATTTGTGCCAAAAAGTTTTCACAAAATGTCCATTTAAAACAACATATGGGagtacacactggcgataaaccATTTGCATGTGATTTTTGCTCCAAAAGGTTTTCACGAATATTCAGTTTAAAGGTACATATGAGAGAACACACTGGagataaaccttttgcatgtgaaatttgtgCCAAAAAGTTTTCACGAAAATTcagtttaaaaaaacatatgagCATACACACTGACGATagaccttttgcatgtgaaatttgtgGCAAAAAGTTTTCACAAAATTTCCATTTCAAAGAACATATGAGAATACAtactggcgataaaccttttaCATGTGAAGTTTGCTCCAAAAAATTTTCTCGGATATTCAGCTTGAAGGATCACATGGGAGAACACACTGGAaataaaccttttgcatgtgaaatttgtgCCAAAAAGTTTTCACGAATTTTCCATTTAAGTGAACACATGAGAATACACACTGGTGATAAGccttttgaatgtgaaatttgtgcCAAAAAGTTTTCAAGAAGTTCCTGTTTAAAAGAACATATGAGAACACACACTGGCAATAAaccttttaaatgtgaaatttgcccCAAAATGTTTTCACACAAATCCAATTTAAATAAACATAAGAAAATACACACTGGATATATTTCTGAAATACACTGAATTTTCCAAAAAATTTCGCAAAGTTCCTATTTAAAAGAACATATATGGGAATAAACACTCAAGATGACTTTTTGAGATCACTTTTGCATGTGAAAATTGCTCCGAGCATTTGTGccgtttgtattttttaatacgAACATAATTTTTGTAATTGAAGTTTAATTTTCAAGAAGAATTTCCAGAACTCCGTGGAAAGTAAAGTGCGAGATTCAAACGTAACACTAGAGATACATTTTTCAAATCACTTTTACAAGAGAAATTTGCTCCAAGCGATCTTTTTATAAAGATCCAGGTTAACAGACATAATATATAAGAATCATAGACAtgtaatacaaatagactgatagCTCACGCAATGCAATCCCTGCATCCCTTTCTAATTTgtcaggtttatcgaccacgtgaccttaaTGACCAATTAGAAAGTGACGTGATCGATAAACCCGGCTTATTAGAAAGAgggtcagttttctctgtcgctctggggaacgcgactgtatgacagcagtcagtctatttgtattatgtgTTTATGTATGAGAATACATACTGTAGATAACCCTTTGAATGTCATAtttgttgcaatttttttttacatcGATGTCCTTTAAAATGTCATAAAAGAACATACCGTGGGGATAATACTATTGcatgtgaaattttgaaatttacgTACACATATAACAATTCTAGAAAaagatgttttattttatttgtattctataaataaaaaaatgttaatactGAGAACCTTATTAATTTCTTTAAGCATGTATTATTGAACTGCAATATTtagtttaaaagaaatttaaatgtAGGCTTTTAACCGCTTGCCTTACGAATTAATTTGAAACAATGTGTGAAAAAtgtgacatttttttttaatggcatattttaatatataaaagtaatgcaaaatgtaaattaacaaaaaaataaaaaatatgccatattaaagaagaaattaagcctttaaaaaatccaaaattatTATCCCGAGTTATATCGTCACAGAAAAATTAAGTGCTAAAAACGTTGTTTGCCAATAGTGTTTGAAGCATGGCACTTGACAGTTAGGACACATCTcatttcttttcgaactcttttTCCGGTGTTATCCCTTTTCTGCTACACATTGCACGTTGAAGTGTCAGattatttttcttctgtgttgGAGGAACATATCCTGGGAAATGACTATTATTTAAACGAAGGGGCGCTAGAGTCTCAATCTTTCAAATATCATTTTAATCACATTCATGCGAAATTGTAGTGGTGTGTATTGTCCTCCATTTTTCTTGTATAACAAATAAGAGTTCCAAAGTTCCTTGTAGTATACCTTTCCACCTTTTCTGGTTATACGGTAATCGCTGATATGCTGGCCAATACTATCAACTCCTCCAATTTTAGTCATTTACTTCTATTGGTTTTACCCTTTCttcatttcgtttttttttaaactatagtacagttatattaaaaaaaaagggtacaagtattagaaagagaagttaacgtcatcctatttgtgtaaaaccgGCTGGAATTTTTGGATCAAATGTCATAAGTGATCAAAAATGCAACTCATAGACGTCAAAGACGTTTAATTTGATAGAAGGTTTAACGTTaggtacaataaaaaattaatatgccTCGTCATTTAAGTGAGATTGAAAAGGCTCAAATAATTACGAAAATGGAAGAAGGATGGTCAATTCGTGCGCTAGCAAATTTCTATAATAGAAATTTGAAAACAATCTTCAGAATTAAGCAACGATGGGTCCA includes these proteins:
- the LOC140449891 gene encoding uncharacterized protein isoform X1 — protein: MEVKQEVNVYICKEEIDNESGNALSDTLKIEIKEEPKRESTNDAFDYLVLHENPIKTEKEIYEDKPILFEEKETCEKSFLHDDIHTDSSKLFKDHDIINSDLDKCVTASTNLNSEENYFTTEICFKQFSAKNNLNTDMSVRTDEQILTCVICTKNFSESSDLKSSVQTLATGKKLLTCGICSTEFNKKSVLTIPTGENTFPCEICSKLFSRRSNLKEHMRIHTVDKPFACKICNKKFLRKSNLERHMKIHTGDKSFICAICAKKFSQNVHLKQHMGVHTGDKPFACDFCSKRFSRIFSLKVHMREHTGDKPFACEICAKKFSRKFSLKKHMSIHTDDRPFACEICGKKFSQNFHFKEHMRIHTGDKPFTCEVCSKKFSRIFSLKDHMGEHTGNKPFACEICAKKFSRIFHLSEHMRIHTGDKPFECEICAKKFSRSSCLKEHMRTHTGNKPFKCEICPKMFSHKSNLNKHKKIHTGYISEIH